From one Amaranthus tricolor cultivar Red isolate AtriRed21 chromosome 17, ASM2621246v1, whole genome shotgun sequence genomic stretch:
- the LOC130804209 gene encoding transcription factor TCP12-like, with amino-acid sequence MFSSENNSSYNNPLFYNPQVPNNFTTFIPNNYIFPPTFSQIQDKLSFNSSSEHSITQENALKNSQKMIINQVSNSSKRATGRKDRHTKICTAQGVRDRRVRLSMSIAREFFNLQDLLGFDKASKTLEWLLAKAKTNIDELASSIDNKNLDKEEIEEEKGDNNKSTLLGHNKRKRGFKGVIKNGFDEVKRREEARERARERTRKKKFVSDYSLQRIDQSSSSYGVMIDSSCTNGVISEMEFVESKDDYLMDSRESSYNYNNYEMINLKDNDQESCNGYSEFLNKSISDSCNFGDFPAALNIINLSTDIHINDASAKPWDTYSSNQILH; translated from the coding sequence ATGTTTTCATCAGAAAACAATTCATCATATAATAATCCTTTGTTTTATAATCCTCAAGTTCCAAATAATTTCACTACATTTATCCCTAATAATTACATATTTCCACCCACATTTTCTCAAATTCAAGACAAACTTAGTTTTAATTCATCATCTGAACATTCAATAACCCAAGAAAATGCCCTAAAAAACTctcaaaaaatgataataaatcaGGTGTCAAATAGTTCAAAAAGAGCAACAGGAAGAAAAGATAGGCATACCAAGATATGTACTGCTCAAGGAGTAAGAGATAGAAGGGTTAGATTATCAATGAGCATCGCTCGCGAGTTTTTCAATCTTCAAGACTTGTTAGGGTTCGATAAAGCTAGCAAAACCCTCGAGTGGCTCTTAGCTAAAGCTAAGACCAACATCGATGAGCTTGCTAGCTCTATCGATAATAAAAATCTCGATAAAGAAGAAATAGAAGAAGAAAAAggtgataataataaaagtacttTATTAGGTCATAATAAGagaaaaaggggttttaaaggTGTTATTAAAAATGGTTTTGATGAAGTAAAAAGAAGGGAAGAAGCTCGAGAACGCGCTAGGGAGCGAACTCGAAAAAAGAAATTTGTTAGTGATTATAGTTTACAAAGGATTGATCAATCAAGTTCTTCATATGGGGTTATGATTGATAGTAGTTGTACTAATGGGGTGATTAGTGAAATGGAATTTGTTGAGAGTAAGGATGATTATTTAATGGATTCAAGAGAATCatcttataattataataattatgagaTGATTAATTTAAAGGATAATGATCAAGAAAGTTGTAATGGGTATAGTGAATTTCTCAACAAATCAATTTCAGATAGTTGTAATTTTGGTGATTTTCCTGCAGCTTTGAACATCATCAATCTTTCTACAg